Proteins found in one Clostridium kluyveri DSM 555 genomic segment:
- the aroC gene encoding chorismate synthase, with amino-acid sequence MSGVWGNKIKLSIFGESHGKAIGIVIDGLKSGIEIDIDYIKNEMERRAPGASPLSTPRKETDKFDILSGYFNGRTTGTPLSAIILNNNTRSRDYEKTAGLLRPGHADFTGSIRYRGFNDYRGGGHFSGRITAPLVFAGAICKKILEDKGILIGSHIKSIGAIEDGSCFDPVSISKESILKLSKSKFPVLDEVKGKDMEESILKIKEEGDSVGGVIETVVVNLPPGIGNPFFDSVESSISHLLFSIPAVKGVEFGEGFNIASMRGSEANDEYYISEQSTMKTYTNNNGGVLGGITNGMPVIFRTAIKPTPSIAKTQKTVDIKKKQNTFLKIEGRHDPCIVPRAVPVVEAVAAIGILNLMEY; translated from the coding sequence ATGAGTGGAGTGTGGGGAAATAAAATAAAATTATCTATTTTTGGAGAATCACATGGAAAAGCTATAGGAATAGTTATAGATGGACTAAAATCAGGAATTGAAATTGATATAGATTATATAAAAAATGAAATGGAGAGAAGAGCTCCAGGAGCTAGTCCTCTTTCTACCCCTAGAAAAGAAACGGATAAATTTGATATTTTAAGCGGCTATTTTAATGGAAGAACCACAGGTACACCACTTTCGGCAATTATATTAAATAATAATACCCGCTCTCGTGACTACGAAAAAACTGCAGGTCTTTTAAGACCTGGCCATGCAGATTTTACTGGTAGTATAAGATATAGAGGGTTTAATGACTATAGAGGGGGAGGACATTTTTCAGGAAGAATAACGGCACCTTTGGTTTTTGCAGGTGCCATATGTAAAAAAATACTGGAGGATAAAGGAATATTAATAGGGAGTCATATAAAAAGCATAGGTGCAATTGAAGACGGAAGCTGTTTTGATCCTGTTTCTATAAGTAAAGAGAGTATTTTAAAGCTTTCAAAAAGTAAATTTCCTGTACTGGATGAAGTAAAAGGAAAAGATATGGAAGAGAGCATTTTAAAAATAAAAGAAGAAGGAGATTCTGTAGGAGGAGTCATAGAAACTGTAGTAGTAAATTTGCCCCCAGGCATAGGAAATCCCTTTTTCGATTCTGTAGAGAGCAGTATTTCACATTTGTTATTTTCTATTCCAGCAGTCAAGGGAGTAGAATTTGGGGAGGGTTTTAACATAGCTTCAATGAGAGGCTCTGAGGCCAATGATGAATATTATATTTCAGAACAGAGTACAATGAAAACTTACACCAATAATAATGGAGGAGTTTTAGGGGGAATTACAAATGGAATGCCTGTTATATTTAGAACAGCCATAAAACCCACTCCTTCTATAGCAAAAACCCAGAAAACTGTAGATATAAAAAAGAAACAAAATACATTTCTAAAAATAGAAGGAAGGCATGATCCATGTATTGTACCCAGGGCTGTGCCTGTGGTGGAAGCTGTGGCGGCTATAGGAATATTAAATTTAATGGAATATTGA